Proteins encoded within one genomic window of Nitrospina gracilis 3/211:
- a CDS encoding bactofilin family protein encodes MDSFIQKGVTLKGVLRVKGVVLVEGRVEGEVFAADHLIVGEAGNVLGNIQAGHLTNRGTIQGDVSAGNKVVLVEKSHLTGDISAFQLVVEEGSVFDGRCKMLSKPTYQPKPETPEPPLPETNGGPKNGAQPKTASTEKPAAKIASDKKEASRDKGNKPSGSGVGNFFRQLFSG; translated from the coding sequence ATGGATTCATTCATACAAAAAGGAGTCACCTTAAAAGGCGTTTTACGCGTCAAGGGTGTGGTGCTGGTGGAAGGCCGTGTGGAGGGCGAGGTGTTTGCCGCCGACCACCTGATCGTCGGTGAAGCGGGCAATGTCCTGGGCAATATTCAGGCCGGTCACCTGACCAACCGGGGCACCATCCAGGGCGATGTTTCCGCAGGCAACAAAGTGGTGCTGGTGGAAAAAAGCCATCTGACCGGAGATATTTCGGCCTTTCAACTTGTGGTTGAAGAGGGGTCGGTTTTTGACGGACGCTGCAAAATGCTTTCAAAACCCACCTATCAGCCAAAACCGGAAACTCCGGAACCCCCATTGCCTGAAACGAACGGGGGTCCCAAAAACGGTGCCCAGCCCAAAACGGCTTCGACCGAAAAACCTGCGGCAAAGATTGCTTCCGACAAAAAAGAGGCATCCAGGGACAAAGGCAATAAACCGTCCGGTTCGGGCGTGGGTAACTTCTTCCGCCAGTTGTTTTCCGGATAA
- the ilvC gene encoding ketol-acid reductoisomerase — protein MSKIYYNKDADIKNIKSKTVAIIGYGSQGHAHARNLHDSGIKVVVGLRKESRFWDRAKKDGLKVMTVPEASKAADIIMILVPDDKQRALYDNEILPHLKKGNAIAFGHGFNIHFGQVVPPDFVDVFMIAPKGPGHLVRRTFEQGAGVPCLMAIQQDVTKNAKKVALAYAKAIGGTRAGVLETSFREETETDLFGEQVVLCGGVTELIRAGFDTLVEAGYNPDLAYFECLHELKLIVDLIYEGGIGNMRYSISTTAAYGDVTRGPRVITDETRKEMKKILGEIQSGQFAKEFIVENQANRPVYNALLKKDADHMIEEVGERLRGMMPFVGKKLD, from the coding sequence TTGTCGAAGATTTATTACAACAAAGATGCTGATATCAAGAATATAAAAAGCAAGACCGTTGCCATCATCGGTTACGGCAGCCAGGGGCATGCTCACGCCCGCAACCTGCATGACAGCGGAATCAAAGTCGTGGTCGGTCTGCGCAAGGAAAGCCGCTTCTGGGACCGCGCCAAAAAAGACGGGTTGAAGGTGATGACCGTGCCGGAAGCGTCCAAGGCCGCAGACATCATCATGATCCTCGTGCCGGACGACAAACAGCGCGCCCTGTACGATAACGAAATCCTGCCGCACCTGAAAAAAGGCAACGCCATCGCCTTCGGTCACGGATTCAACATCCACTTCGGCCAGGTGGTGCCACCGGACTTCGTCGACGTCTTCATGATCGCGCCGAAGGGACCGGGTCACCTGGTTCGCCGCACGTTTGAGCAGGGAGCAGGTGTTCCCTGCCTCATGGCCATTCAGCAGGACGTCACCAAGAACGCCAAGAAGGTGGCTCTCGCCTACGCCAAGGCTATCGGCGGCACCCGTGCCGGTGTTCTGGAAACCAGCTTCCGCGAAGAAACGGAAACCGACCTGTTCGGCGAACAGGTGGTGTTGTGCGGCGGCGTGACGGAGCTCATCCGTGCCGGGTTCGACACGCTGGTCGAGGCGGGTTACAACCCGGACCTCGCCTACTTCGAATGCCTGCACGAGCTAAAACTCATTGTCGATCTGATTTACGAAGGCGGCATCGGCAACATGCGGTACTCTATCAGCACCACGGCGGCTTACGGCGATGTGACACGCGGTCCGCGCGTCATCACCGATGAAACCCGCAAGGAAATGAAAAAGATCCTGGGCGAAATCCAGAGTGGCCAGTTTGCAAAGGAGTTTATCGTGGAGAACCAGGCCAACCGTCCGGTGTACAACGCCTTGCTGAAAAAAGATGCGGACCATATGATTGAGGAAGTGGGCGAACGCCTGCGGGGCATGATGCCGTTCGTCGGCAAAAAGCTCGACTGA
- the ilvN gene encoding acetolactate synthase small subunit — translation MQHTISVLVNNKFGVLSRISGLFSGRGFNIESLNVAETSEPNISRMTIVTRGDDKKIEQITKQLNKLVDIIKVVDLTEESFIDREMLLIKMNAEPKNREEILRIVEIFRAKVVDVSPATYTIEITGDEGKLRGFLELLRPLGIKEMVRSGRIALGRGMRSIN, via the coding sequence ATGCAACATACTATTTCAGTCCTCGTGAATAACAAATTCGGCGTGCTTTCGCGCATTTCCGGTTTGTTCAGCGGCCGCGGCTTCAATATCGAAAGCCTCAACGTGGCCGAAACCAGCGAGCCCAACATCTCCCGCATGACCATCGTGACCCGCGGCGACGATAAAAAAATCGAGCAGATCACCAAACAGCTCAACAAGCTGGTCGACATCATCAAGGTTGTGGACCTGACGGAAGAAAGTTTCATCGACCGGGAAATGTTGCTGATCAAAATGAACGCCGAACCGAAAAACCGGGAAGAGATTCTGCGGATTGTGGAAATCTTCCGCGCCAAAGTGGTGGACGTGAGCCCGGCCACGTACACCATAGAGATCACCGGTGACGAGGGCAAACTGCGCGGCTTTCTGGAATTGTTGCGTCCTTTGGGTATCAAGGAAATGGTGCGGTCCGGACGCATCGCCCTGGGCCGCGGAATGCGGTCGATCAACTGA
- a CDS encoding calcium/sodium antiporter — protein sequence MLLDIIFILGGLALLYYGGELLIGGCLRIAQHYRVSPFVIGATVMGFGTSAPELAVSLLAALEGSPEVAMGNVVGSNIANVGLVLGLTALLVPVTIDKARFRLETPPLLIASFLLILLAWDQGLVRWEGLLFLAGIGWYIARALKDEEESLLHFEDELKWFRGKPIGFQFILIVLGLALLVAGARGMVVGGVSLARNFGISEWFIGITIIALGTSLPEIVSSTMSAMRGHGEMALGNVFGSNIFNIFMVLGATASIDPLMIQEPIRADLIFTTALTCMLLIMINLKHRLEKGGGVVLLSGYAFYVGAKGLGLF from the coding sequence ATGCTTCTCGACATCATTTTCATACTGGGAGGTCTCGCCCTCCTGTACTACGGAGGGGAACTGCTTATCGGGGGATGTCTGCGTATTGCCCAGCACTACCGGGTCAGTCCCTTCGTCATTGGCGCCACGGTGATGGGCTTCGGCACCTCCGCGCCGGAACTGGCGGTCAGCCTGCTGGCGGCGCTTGAGGGCTCACCGGAAGTGGCCATGGGTAACGTGGTTGGAAGCAACATCGCCAACGTCGGCCTTGTGCTCGGCCTCACCGCCCTGCTGGTTCCGGTCACCATCGACAAGGCCCGGTTCCGGCTGGAAACCCCTCCCCTTCTTATCGCATCCTTCCTGCTGATTTTACTAGCCTGGGACCAGGGACTGGTTCGATGGGAGGGATTGCTGTTTCTTGCCGGTATTGGGTGGTACATCGCCCGGGCGTTGAAAGACGAAGAAGAGTCGCTGCTTCATTTTGAGGACGAACTGAAATGGTTTCGGGGAAAACCGATCGGCTTTCAGTTTATCCTGATTGTGCTGGGTCTCGCCCTGCTGGTTGCAGGGGCGCGGGGAATGGTGGTTGGAGGTGTCAGCCTGGCACGTAATTTCGGCATCAGCGAATGGTTCATCGGCATCACCATCATCGCCCTCGGCACCAGCCTGCCGGAAATCGTTTCTTCCACCATGTCCGCCATGCGAGGTCATGGGGAGATGGCACTGGGCAACGTGTTCGGCAGCAATATTTTCAATATCTTCATGGTACTGGGCGCCACCGCGTCCATAGATCCGTTAATGATTCAGGAGCCGATCCGGGCCGACCTCATTTTCACGACGGCCCTCACCTGCATGCTTCTCATAATGATCAACCTGAAGCACCGTCTGGAAAAAGGAGGGGGGGTGGTGTTGCTTTCCGGCTACGCGTTTTATGTCGGCGCCAAAGGTTTGGGGCTGTTTTGA
- the rph gene encoding ribonuclease PH — MKRNDGRTPTQMRPVSIKKNFIKHAEGSVLITVGETKVICTASVEEKVPPFLRDQGQGWVTAEYSMLPRSTHTRSQRESSRGKVSGRTMEIQRLIGRSLRTVVDLENLGERTIWVDCDVIQADGGTRTASITGAFVAVCLALKHLHKNKMIDFIPVKDFVAATSVGMLDGHKLLDLDYSEDSTAGVDFNVVKTGQGHFIEVQGTAEREPFSDKDMQEMLGLAGKGIKDLIDLQEKAIGKLD; from the coding sequence ATGAAGCGAAACGACGGACGCACTCCCACTCAGATGAGACCGGTGAGCATCAAAAAGAATTTTATCAAACACGCCGAAGGCTCCGTCCTCATCACCGTGGGCGAAACCAAAGTGATTTGCACCGCAAGCGTCGAAGAAAAAGTGCCTCCGTTTCTGCGAGACCAGGGACAGGGTTGGGTGACGGCAGAATATTCCATGCTTCCCCGCTCCACCCACACACGGTCACAGCGTGAATCCTCCCGCGGGAAAGTCAGTGGCCGTACCATGGAAATCCAACGGCTGATCGGCCGGTCCCTGCGGACCGTGGTGGATCTGGAAAACCTGGGGGAGCGAACCATCTGGGTGGATTGCGACGTGATCCAGGCGGACGGGGGCACCCGCACCGCCTCCATCACCGGGGCCTTCGTGGCGGTCTGCCTGGCGCTCAAGCACCTCCATAAAAACAAAATGATCGACTTCATCCCCGTCAAGGATTTCGTCGCCGCCACCAGCGTGGGCATGCTGGACGGACACAAACTGCTGGACCTGGATTACAGTGAAGACTCCACGGCAGGCGTGGACTTCAACGTCGTCAAAACGGGCCAGGGGCACTTCATCGAGGTCCAGGGAACCGCCGAGCGCGAACCGTTTTCCGACAAGGACATGCAGGAAATGCTTGGGCTGGCCGGCAAGGGCATCAAGGACCTGATCGACCTCCAGGAGAAAGCGATCGGCAAGCTGGACTGA
- a CDS encoding phosphatidylserine decarboxylase family protein, translating to MRIPIVADGFRFIIPLAVVTAVFAALSMHWGTLLFGLALLFCLNFFRDPERAIPQKDNVVVSPADGKVVEIAEDTDPLLKEPMMRVSIFLNVFNVHVNRVPVAGRIEAVRYNKGSFLNAASHKASAENEQNALLIDTGREQVLMKQIAGLIARRIVCWAKEGDRYELGQRMGLIRFGSRTDLFLPKSSKIEVQVGDKVSGGSSIIGFLDPGNSS from the coding sequence ATGCGCATTCCAATCGTTGCGGACGGTTTCCGCTTCATCATCCCGTTGGCCGTGGTCACCGCCGTGTTCGCGGCGTTGTCCATGCACTGGGGCACCCTGCTTTTCGGGCTGGCCCTTTTGTTCTGTCTCAACTTTTTCCGCGACCCGGAGCGGGCCATTCCGCAGAAAGACAACGTGGTGGTTTCGCCTGCGGACGGCAAGGTCGTCGAGATAGCGGAAGATACCGACCCACTGTTGAAAGAACCGATGATGCGGGTCAGCATTTTTTTGAACGTGTTCAACGTTCACGTCAACCGCGTTCCGGTTGCCGGCCGCATTGAGGCGGTCCGCTACAACAAGGGAAGTTTCCTCAACGCGGCCAGTCACAAGGCCTCGGCCGAAAATGAGCAAAACGCATTGCTCATCGACACCGGCCGCGAACAGGTACTGATGAAGCAGATTGCCGGATTGATCGCCCGTCGCATCGTCTGCTGGGCGAAAGAAGGCGATCGCTACGAACTGGGTCAGCGCATGGGGTTGATCCGGTTCGGCTCGCGAACCGATTTGTTTCTGCCCAAATCGAGCAAGATCGAGGTTCAGGTCGGAGACAAGGTGAGCGGAGGCAGTTCCATCATCGGATTTCTGGATCCCGGAAACTCGTCATGA
- a CDS encoding SPOR domain-containing protein: protein MSRPSLFAEPKQTETADKKFLKRIDELIDESEIEAMAEIDKQIRYKNAKFALIALIAVGLAALLYLGVENQSLPGLPGMDQTAKVEPQPAPGPEIAPLNENVGAATPQNEVKAPIAPEASGEEKPASNLGEMENQAASAISEALSSLDESSSSPAPVNKAPEEEGTGKEKPVVKETKPEVKSNGLPLNPPAGDYYVQVGAFSVKSNADRMLKKLKAAGLPTAVSQTEGTSSMHTLLIGGFSSPDSAQFLMKELKSKGHTPDLVPSQDGNYAILLGKTRSLKNAETMQKKLGQEGIFTQIEKRKVSTPIHVVRVGGFASKDLAARYQKEIAKVGYPKTLVRKITK, encoded by the coding sequence ATGTCCCGACCCAGTTTGTTTGCCGAACCAAAACAGACCGAAACCGCCGACAAAAAATTCCTCAAACGCATCGATGAACTTATCGATGAATCGGAAATCGAGGCCATGGCTGAAATCGATAAACAAATCCGTTACAAGAACGCCAAGTTTGCACTGATCGCCCTCATTGCTGTCGGGCTGGCAGCCCTGCTTTACCTTGGGGTGGAGAACCAGTCTTTACCCGGCCTGCCGGGAATGGATCAGACGGCGAAGGTGGAACCGCAACCGGCTCCCGGTCCGGAAATCGCCCCGCTGAATGAAAACGTGGGGGCGGCGACTCCACAGAACGAAGTGAAAGCCCCCATCGCACCGGAAGCCTCAGGAGAGGAAAAGCCTGCATCCAATCTGGGCGAGATGGAAAACCAGGCCGCTTCTGCCATCAGTGAAGCATTGAGTTCCCTGGACGAGTCGTCCTCTTCCCCCGCTCCGGTCAACAAAGCCCCGGAAGAGGAAGGGACGGGGAAAGAAAAGCCCGTTGTTAAGGAAACCAAGCCCGAGGTGAAGTCCAACGGCCTTCCCCTCAATCCCCCGGCTGGGGATTATTATGTGCAGGTCGGTGCGTTTTCGGTTAAATCCAATGCCGACCGCATGTTGAAAAAGCTGAAGGCCGCGGGGCTCCCGACCGCAGTAAGTCAAACGGAAGGAACCTCATCAATGCACACACTGCTGATCGGCGGTTTTTCTTCCCCGGACAGCGCCCAGTTCCTCATGAAAGAACTTAAAAGCAAAGGTCACACCCCGGACCTGGTTCCCTCTCAAGACGGTAATTACGCCATTCTCCTGGGAAAAACCCGGTCACTTAAAAATGCGGAGACCATGCAGAAAAAGCTGGGACAGGAAGGCATCTTCACTCAGATTGAAAAAAGAAAAGTGAGTACGCCCATTCACGTGGTCCGCGTCGGTGGTTTCGCTTCCAAAGACCTGGCCGCCCGTTACCAGAAGGAAATCGCCAAGGTCGGATACCCCAAAACGCTGGTGCGCAAAATCACGAAATAA